The Larus michahellis chromosome 18, bLarMic1.1, whole genome shotgun sequence genome contains the following window.
AAGGTTTGTTTTTGGCCAGCCCCAGCGGGTTAAGGCCGGGGCTGCCCAGCCTggttgggatttgggggggacgCGAGACCTCAGCCCCCCGAGCGGCCAGTAACTCACTTTCTGTTCTCAGGGTCCATCCCGCAAAACCGGATGGCAGCCAAGGGGTAGTGTCGCCTGAAGAACaccctgggggaggaggagagggcggCGTTAGAGGAGGAAAGCgccggggcagagctgctgggagaaaaCAGCCGTTTGCCCATCCGAGCCCCGCTCGAGCCGTGGTGGCTGCTGGGGAACAGGGGGGTGGGAGTcccgctccccggggctgcccccagACTGGCAGCGCTTGGGTTCTGCCAGGTCCTGCCTCCCGCTCTCGAGATGTCACCACGAGCTTCACCCATCAACCCCGAAACCCGAAAAGAGGGTGTAGGgaagggggggtcgggctcttctcccaaggaacaggagaTGGggcaagaggaaacggcctcaagttgcgccaggggaggtttaggatggatattaggcacaatttttacactgaaagggttgtcaagcatcggaacaggctgcccagggaaggggtcgaggcaccatccctgggggcGTTTGAAAGCCGGGCAGACACGGTGCTgagagatagggtttagtgatggtttttgtcagagttaggtcgatggttggactcgatgatctgaaaggtcccttccaacccgggcgattctgtgattctgtgaaatctaTCCCTGGGTTGCGACACGGATTTGCCCTAGCAGGCCAGCTTTTCTCCTGACGTGCTGTGGGTCAGCACGTTGGCAggctgaggggcaggaggagagctgggcgGCCGCGGGCGAGCTGCGTTTCCGTCACCGTTTCGCTCTGCCCGGCGCCTCGCCAGCGGCGAGCCCGTGTCAGCGGCCCCGTCCCGACCCTCCCCGGGCGCCTCTTACTTCCTCTGGACGTCGGTCAGCGTGACGCCCTGCTCCGTCGCCCTGAAGTGCAccagggtgggggtgggcagcGTCTCCAGCTCGAAGGTGGAGGAGATGGCTTTCTGGATGGCCGGCGCCCCCGTGAGCGTCTCCACGTTCACCGAGTTGAGGTACAAGACGTTGCACACTGCAAGGACAGCACGGAGCCCGGCTCAGCGCGGGGTCCGCGGCATCCCGCGGTGGCGCCGagcgcagcggggccggggcccaGGCGTCGTCCCGCGGAACCGGACACGGCTGCGCGGGTCAGATTTGTTTTTGATGAAAATTGAGGATTTGGTGACTCAGAAATTCCTCacaaatttattttggtttactttAATTCTTTGCGCTAATTGTTTTAAAAGTCCAAGTATTTAATTTCCGGTTTTTAAATGtcacatttgtttttttttttttttttctgtttattacatattttctttaatgaaaagcagaaatacccCAAGCCAACTAACGGCTGAAGGCCAACCTAAAACATGACATTTCAGGCTGATTGAGCTGTTTAAAGGGCTGTTCTGGGTCAAACTAAACTTTTCGGCTTGCCAactgatttttcagaatttccaGCAAAACAACGCGGTTCCCGACTCCCCCGCCTGCGCCGGGACCCACCGGCACGGTCTCTTGCCCGTCGCTCCCTGCTCTCACCTGGAGCTGGGGGCACCCGGCTGCGGAGGAGAAGCAAAGACCCTTCCCCGTCCTGCTGCGCCGTTTCCATCCCTCTCCCATAAGGTCCCTCAGCAATTTAACCAGCCCCCgactgccccctccctctcccagaaACTCCAGATCTTCAGTGCCCATCGGTTCAACGCCCCGGTTGAGGCCAATCAGGAGACAGGCTTAAAAATCAGGGGCTCTTTGAAATTGTGGGTCTTTTCTCAGCCTTGGGACCTCGAGAACTGTCTTTTCAAGCGTTCCTTCACCATGGTGAGGTCCAAAAgtctcctttctttaaaaatatcaggTTCCCTTACAAGCTCATGATCTGAGGACATGAAGAAAACCTGCAGGTATCTCCAGCCTGGTGATAAAGCCAGGAGGGGGACATCACACCGGCACTGGGGTGACCGGCTGCTTTGCACAGCGCCGAAGACTTTTCGGCTTCTGCTGTGAATGGTGTCAGAGCGGGCAACACAAAAAAATAGAGCCCGGTGTTTGACAGGGAAGGACtcctgcccagagccccatctACTGCCAGCTCGCCCGGCCCCCGCTGGCAGCAGCCTTCTCCTGGGCTCACCAGCAGTTTTCTTCAGCAGGGCCGGCGCGGACTCCGGGGCGCAGTCAGGGCTGTCTTCTCCGTCAGCAAGATCTGCACAAAAGGAGAAGCGGGAGCACTTGATGCCACAGGTCAGGACAAAAGGAGAAGCGGGAGCACTTGATGCCACAGGTCAGGCTGCTCCGGGCCACCGCTTTGCGTGGGGTGAAATTCTTCTTCTCGGCCCAAAGACCGCTTCCATTGCTGGGGTTTCGAGCAGTAATTAATCTAATTGTCCTCCGTCTCCCTCTCCTGGCTCAGTTCCTCTCTGACCTCCCCGCTCCTCCTTGCCTCGCCCACCCTCAGTGCTCCCCTGCTTTGCTGAccaccctccatccccagcagaaGCCGCTCACCACCGTCTCCTACTCCAGTCGGCTCCTGCAGGTCCCAGCTCCACCGGCAGCCTGGGCAATAGGCCCCGTCGTGGGGGCACATGGGCAGTCCGGCCCCCTCCCCACTGCAGgaccgtccccccccaccccagaccgCGGGAGGGACCACTGGGGGCATCTCTCCTGCCCCCGACACCTACCTCGGGTGGGGATGCTGAGCTTGCAGGGCAGTGCCAGCGGGGTGATGGCGTGCTGGTACACGAAGGCAGAGAGGCTCCCTGCAACACGGAACGGCACGTCAGGGGGGGGACTGGTGCCCAAAACCTCCCACCGGCGTGTTTCTGGCTCCTCAAGTGTCCCAGGGACCtcagatggaggggagggggggggctaaGCTGGACCGTTTGGGACctcacagcaacaaaaatgggTTTTCCAACCCCCACCCCACGTTCTTGCTTTGGAGGCTGCTACCACAGCCTGACGGGCAGAGAAGGGCGGGCAGGAGCCAGGGGCTGGCGGGCCCCCATGCCAACACCCCCGCTGCAGGCACGGCCGCTGCTCTGAGGGGCTTCGGGGACCGCTCTTGGGGTTGCCCGGGCTGCGGGTGACGGCACCGTCCTTACCGAAATACAGCTCCTCGCTGGCTCCTTTCAAGTGCACCCCTTTGGCAGAGGACTCGATGAGGAAGTGCCGGACGAGGTCACTGCTCTCGTCGCCTGCGAGTGGGACCGAAGACGGTGTCAGCATCGGTgtttccctcctgcccacccctgcctgccccggggctcCATCCCAGGGCATCCACCGGAGCTTCTGCTCTGCGTGGGGATCACGGTGCCAGCCCCGGTGCACGGGGATGGGCACACGCAGACCCCGCTGCCAGCCTCCCTCATGCACCCAGCGTCCCGCGGCTTCTCAGCTTGCCATAGTTTGGCTGGTTTCAGTTAAATCCCCGAAGCAAACCCCACCTCTCCCAGCGAGTCCCTCTACCTGTCTGGCTGCCGGTCGGAGAGACGGGAACCTTCATGGCCAGCCCGAAAGACCCCCGGTACGACGTGCTGTCCCGCACAACGAACGTGCCTGGCtccttgtccttcagcagctggaTGGCTGTCAAAGCACAGGCGCGGGCTCAGCCAAGGAAAACAGGTGGAACCTCCCCGCAGTTGCGTTTTGCGCCCGGCCGATGCTCTCGCGGGGAGACGTTCCTTGGCAGCCGCGAGAAATCATCGGGAGCCTTTGCTGAGGACGCGCACGTCCCTCGTGAGGGTACCGGCTGCAGAACACGGCCGGTGCCGGCCGCAGGTACACAGCCCCGGCAGACCGAGGGTCCCCGACTCGGTGCCACGGGTCCCTGCCAGGGGACAGTCAGCCCCGTCGCGGGCCGCGCTgcgcagcagcagcacagtcagAGGCAGGAGAAATTTTGCTGGACCcgcagaggggacagaggggcCGTGGCACAGCCTGTGTTTCTGAGCCTTCTTCCCCCATGGGTCTCTCCATGCCCATCAACCCCCCGAATGCTCTGAATTGCCACCACCGGGTCCCCGCAGGAGCTCAGCGCGGGCGAGAGCGGGACCGAGGTGTGCGGGGAGCAAACCCCCGCCTGGGGAACGGGCAGCAGTCCTGCGGGCCTGAGGTGGGGCGATCCCAGCAGGGACACTCGTGCCTTACCTTGGTCCCTGGTTATGCTCGGCTTGAACCAGTATTTCGACGTGTCCATCACAAACTTCATGGTCGGCTGCCCAGCCCTGAGGGGACCTGCAAGAGACCTTATGGCATCAAGGCCAGCGTGGGACCCGAAAGACCTTCACAGCAGACAACAGCGAGCAGGATGGGGCTCTAGCAAAGACATTTCTCTTTCAGGCCGGCCAGGGTTGAGGGGTTTTTTCCAACCCTTTTGATCAGAgcttcctccccgctccccagaaTGATTCATTCTCCACGTAATTATCTCTCTTGGCAGGCGGCGATGGAGCGCAGAGGCAGCGGATGGAATCCCCCAGCAGTGCCAGCTTGCCTGGCCCCGCACAAGTCCACTGGACCATGGGGATTTACACCCGCCGAGGACGTGACCCGCAAAGCCCTCCTGCTATTCCCATAAGAATCCCAATTAAAACCCTCTGCCCAGAGAGCTGTCTCTGCTAATCTCCTCCCGAGAACAACAGCCCTATTGTTTACCCTTCAATGAGGGACCTTATAAACTCTGGTATCTTTAGATGTCCTCCAGAGCAAACTGGAACCCCAACCCCTCCTCCCCACCCGTTCTGGGCACACAAACAAGTATGAAATGACAGAATTACGGTCCTCATTCTCAGGTACTACAAATAAGCGTGTCTGCATCTCTTTCAGGGGACCAGAGCATTTTTGCCTGCTGAGTGCGTGGATGTCGGTGGGCAAAACACCGTGTCTGACACAGGGTCATCAGCAAAGAGCCGAGACCACCgcagagccctgcagccctgCGGAGACGCGCTGAGGATCTCCAGCTCCAGCAAGGACTGGAGATCCTCACGTCCTCTCCTTCACGTCTCTCACCCACAGATAAACCAGAACAGAAAACGGTGTCTGCTCCCCCTTTTCTGGCAGCTCCTGGGCTCTGCAGCTCCttccaccccccccggccccagacCCCGTGGCAGGGAGGTGACTTACTGTCGGAGACGCAGGAGAGCGCTGGTGCCGACAGCGCGGCGTTGAGGCCCCCGAGCCCCGcggccaggctgcagctgggagggggGCTCTGCTTGGCAGAGGCCGGGGGGGCTTTGGCCAGCCTGGAGGATGCACCTCCGTGTTCCAGGCACCCGTTCACCAGCAGCACCGGGATGTCGGCTGCGGAGTCGAGGATGGAgggggggcagctgctggcctGTCCCTTCTGGGATGGGGAGGCGTTGGCTTTGGTGGAGCAGGTTGTCCTGGGCTGGTGGAGGCTCAGGCCAAAAGCTTCTCCAGAGTGAGACCTGACGCTcggggagggtgggcaggggctgcccagggagctggcaggggacgggcagTCGGCCGAGCGGCAGGCGGCGAGGTGAGCATCCGAGTCGTCGTGGGGGAGCGAgtgggtgctgctgcaggagggagagggagagcaggaggagctgagcgGGGCTCGGCCGGGGTGGGAGGCACAGCCCACCCCAGAGACCGCGCCAGCCCTGCGGGGCAGCGACTCCCAGCCTGCGGAAGGAGGGCTTGGACTCCGGGACTTGGGAAAACCGCCCCGTGCCCCTTCCATCCCCACCACCAGCCCGAGCCTGGGACACGAGGTGGCATTTACCTTCCAAGGATGTAACTGGTGTCCGAGCCGGGGCTGGTGGAGAGCAGGGACAcccagctgctcctctgctgcgTCCTCATCACCTGCAGGGGCTTCAGCAAATTGTCGAAGCCCAGGGAGGTGCCCAGAGCCCCGGGGCCATAGGAGATGCTGTCGGTCTGTCCGGCCGCGCACTGCAGGGGGACGGCGATGCACTCGGATGCTTTGCTGCAGGTCGGGGAGGCAGCGCAGGTCGGGGCGGCCGAGCGGGGGCTCACGGGTCTGGGTGGGCTCGAGAAAACCACGCTGCCACTGGTGCTGTAGTTGCCTCTGAGTCCCCCTTTTTGGGGCAGGGAACCGTTGCCCTGGGGGGACCTGGAGAACGGCGTCCCCgaagggctgggggagccccgCAGCCGCTCGGGACACGTGGCTCTGCCTGGCGTCATCTCTATGTATTTAATGTctgcaggaagaaagaggaggtCGTTACCGATTCAGTGCTCGAGTCAGGTTCGTTAGCTAAGCTCAGTGGGGGACACGCGTCTCTGTTCTTCTTGCTGTCGATTTTGGCTCCTGTTCGCAAGCTCCGGCAGGGCGGGCGGGGGATGCTGCTCCACCTCCAGCgctgcagggacccccaggtGCCACGGGAGACCCCCGTGGCCCAACGCTGCCCTCCTTTAAGACCCTAAGAGGGCTGATTTCTCCACGGACACTAGTCCATGGTGATCCACCCCAGTGCTGGCGGGCTCGGAGGGACGAGGGGTTACACGCGGTCACGTCTGGCAGCACAGACCCCCCTCGCCGGCATCGCACAGCCGGCGCATGCCGAGacctgcagcaggaggtgggTGTTTCCTCCATCAGCCGCTCCATTTGTACCTGACTCAAGAGAAAAACATCCGGCTGCTCCCCCCAGGGATGACATCAGGTTCAGAGGGTGCCCACGGCTGGGCGGAGGAGCACGGGGGACGTCACCCACACCATCCTCCCcgtcctccccatcctccccatgGCTGCGGAGCGGGAGGCACAGCGAAGCCACACGGGACAAGGGCGGTTGCAAGGCTCTCGGTGTCGGCTACGGGACCGGCCAGCATGGCAGCGATGgcgcagcccagggcaggggctg
Protein-coding sequences here:
- the TNS4 gene encoding tensin-4, translated to MSQVIQNHVLRVGQTVCVSSQEESKSLRPAGYAGCSALPIKFGYCSREDWAAPAAVVHASARLLPSAGLYEAHPAFEPVAAQAQGKGQQDASSERPAAPRQPKEEEEDASTDPEAHLASPTLDISIETLNKLILEIDPTFQPLTCKPVKDAVQPAAQGDAVATGKQDAEAIDIKYIEMTPGRATCPERLRGSPSPSGTPFSRSPQGNGSLPQKGGLRGNYSTSGSVVFSSPPRPVSPRSAAPTCAASPTCSKASECIAVPLQCAAGQTDSISYGPGALGTSLGFDNLLKPLQVMRTQQRSSWVSLLSTSPGSDTSYILGSSTHSLPHDDSDAHLAACRSADCPSPASSLGSPCPPSPSVRSHSGEAFGLSLHQPRTTCSTKANASPSQKGQASSCPPSILDSAADIPVLLVNGCLEHGGASSRLAKAPPASAKQSPPPSCSLAAGLGGLNAALSAPALSCVSDSPLRAGQPTMKFVMDTSKYWFKPSITRDQAIQLLKDKEPGTFVVRDSTSYRGSFGLAMKVPVSPTGSQTGDESSDLVRHFLIESSAKGVHLKGASEELYFGSLSAFVYQHAITPLALPCKLSIPTRDLADGEDSPDCAPESAPALLKKTAVCNVLYLNSVNVETLTGAPAIQKAISSTFELETLPTPTLVHFRATEQGVTLTDVQRKVFFRRHYPLAAIRFCGMDPENRKWQKYCKSSRIFGFVAKSQTDSENFCHLFAEYDTVQPASLVIDLLCKLLPGP